From Desulfuromonas soudanensis, the proteins below share one genomic window:
- the aroF gene encoding 3-deoxy-7-phosphoheptulonate synthase, whose translation MIIVMKHGAGKEELAEVKKRIRELGYKTHVIHGETRNVLGAIGDERGKSVLQSLESLPGVESVVPILKPYKLASREVKLEPSIIDLGNGVSIGGEKLVVMAGPCAVESEDQILETAYAVKASGATVLRGGAFKPRTSPYSFQGMEEEGLKLLALAREATGLPVITEVVNPRDVELVARYADILQVGARNVQNFALLKMLGRLDKPILLKRGMATTIQEFLMSAEYILAEGNQRVILCERGIRTFETATRNTLDLSAVPVLKEQTHLPVVIDPSHATGHARLVPSMSYAAVAAGCDGLIIEVHPCPEKATSDGPQSLRPEAFASMMEKVRAFAAVAGKTI comes from the coding sequence ATGATCATCGTCATGAAGCACGGAGCCGGGAAAGAAGAGCTGGCAGAAGTCAAGAAGCGTATCCGCGAACTCGGCTACAAGACCCACGTCATCCACGGCGAGACGCGCAATGTCCTCGGCGCAATCGGCGACGAGCGGGGGAAATCGGTCCTGCAGTCGCTGGAATCCCTCCCTGGCGTCGAAAGTGTCGTGCCGATTCTCAAGCCTTACAAACTGGCCAGCCGCGAGGTGAAACTCGAACCGAGCATCATTGACCTCGGAAACGGGGTGAGCATCGGCGGCGAAAAGCTGGTGGTGATGGCCGGCCCCTGTGCGGTGGAGAGCGAGGATCAGATCCTCGAGACCGCCTATGCAGTGAAGGCCTCCGGGGCCACGGTCCTCCGGGGGGGCGCCTTCAAACCCCGCACCAGCCCCTATTCCTTTCAGGGGATGGAGGAAGAGGGTCTCAAACTCCTGGCTCTGGCGCGGGAGGCCACGGGTCTGCCGGTCATCACCGAAGTCGTCAATCCCCGGGATGTGGAACTGGTGGCGCGTTACGCCGACATTCTCCAGGTCGGAGCCCGCAACGTGCAGAATTTCGCCCTCCTGAAGATGCTCGGGCGCCTCGACAAGCCGATCCTGCTCAAGAGGGGGATGGCGACCACAATCCAGGAGTTTTTGATGAGCGCCGAATATATCCTGGCCGAGGGAAACCAGAGGGTCATTCTCTGTGAGCGAGGAATCCGTACCTTCGAAACAGCGACCCGGAACACCCTGGATCTGTCCGCCGTTCCGGTCCTCAAGGAGCAGACCCACCTTCCGGTGGTTATCGACCCTTCCCACGCCACAGGACACGCCCGGCTGGTGCCGTCGATGAGCTACGCCGCCGTCGCCGCCGGCTGCGACGGCCTCATCATCGAGGTGCATCCCTGTCCGGAGAAGGCCACCAGCGACGGTCCCCAGTCCTTGCGTCCGGAGGCCTTCGCCTCCATGATGGAGAAGGTCCGGGCCTTTGCCGCCGTCGCCGGAAAAACCATCTAA
- the serA gene encoding phosphoglycerate dehydrogenase → MKVLITDEISQEGLQPLLDDSRMELDIKLGLSVQELHGIIGGYEAIITRSGTNVDAALLEHARGLKIIARAGVGIDNVDVEAASNKGIIVVNAPFGNVNSAAEHTLALLLSLCRKVTIANASLKKGEWKRSPFTGCELKGKTIGIIGIGKVGGRVALRVKAFEAEVIACDPYVSEKRAEDLGVRLVSLEDILRYSDIISVHTPLTEETHDMIRSEHFARMKDGVIIVNCARGGIYNEAATLEALESEKVAGAAFDVWSIEPPNTEVLSRLIGHPRMVVTPHLGANTVEAQRNVAVDVSREIINYLDGRPMESAVNIPRFDPDLMEHMKPFMALVSKIGEFISQLAPPNPSKVIFTYNGKLARYDCAPITVCGLAALLGRHTEQEVNMVNARLVAKNMGIVIEEVRTTESESFSNLITVTLETPEGKRSLAGTLFEGIPKIVKMRDFLTDFTPEGHMLVINYEDKPGLIGKIGTLLGEAGINIGSLNLGRRAKAGEAMVVLSLDTPAAPETIEKLAASVEARFIRAVHMH, encoded by the coding sequence ATGAAGGTCCTGATTACCGATGAAATCTCCCAGGAAGGGCTGCAACCCCTTCTCGACGATTCGCGAATGGAGCTCGACATCAAACTCGGTCTCTCCGTCCAAGAACTCCACGGCATCATCGGCGGCTACGAGGCGATCATCACCCGCAGCGGCACCAACGTCGATGCGGCTCTTCTCGAGCACGCCAGGGGATTGAAAATCATCGCCCGGGCCGGAGTCGGCATCGACAACGTCGACGTCGAGGCGGCCAGCAATAAGGGGATCATCGTCGTCAACGCCCCCTTCGGCAACGTCAACTCCGCCGCCGAGCACACCCTCGCCCTCCTCCTCTCCCTGTGCCGCAAGGTCACCATCGCCAACGCCTCCCTCAAAAAGGGAGAGTGGAAACGTTCTCCCTTTACCGGCTGCGAACTCAAGGGGAAGACCATCGGCATCATCGGCATCGGCAAGGTGGGGGGCCGCGTGGCGCTGCGCGTCAAGGCCTTCGAAGCCGAAGTCATCGCCTGCGACCCCTATGTCTCGGAGAAGCGCGCCGAGGATCTCGGCGTCCGGCTGGTCTCCCTCGAGGACATCCTTCGCTATTCCGACATCATCTCCGTCCACACCCCCCTCACGGAGGAGACCCACGACATGATCCGCAGTGAGCATTTCGCCCGGATGAAGGACGGGGTGATCATCGTCAACTGCGCCCGGGGGGGGATCTACAACGAAGCGGCGACCCTCGAGGCCCTGGAGAGCGAAAAGGTCGCCGGGGCCGCCTTCGACGTCTGGAGCATCGAGCCGCCGAACACCGAGGTTCTCTCCCGTCTCATCGGTCATCCGCGCATGGTGGTGACGCCTCACCTCGGAGCCAATACCGTCGAGGCCCAGAGAAACGTCGCCGTCGATGTCAGCCGGGAAATCATCAACTACCTCGACGGCCGGCCGATGGAGAGCGCCGTCAACATTCCCCGCTTTGATCCCGACCTGATGGAGCACATGAAACCCTTCATGGCCCTGGTGAGCAAGATCGGCGAATTCATCTCCCAGCTCGCGCCCCCCAATCCGAGCAAGGTCATCTTCACCTACAACGGCAAGCTGGCCCGCTACGACTGCGCGCCGATTACCGTCTGCGGCCTCGCCGCCCTTCTCGGACGCCACACCGAGCAGGAGGTCAACATGGTCAACGCCCGTCTGGTCGCCAAAAACATGGGGATCGTCATTGAGGAGGTGAGGACCACGGAGTCCGAGTCGTTCTCCAACCTCATTACCGTCACCCTCGAAACCCCCGAAGGGAAAAGGTCGCTGGCCGGCACGCTCTTTGAGGGTATTCCCAAGATCGTCAAGATGCGCGACTTTCTAACCGATTTCACCCCCGAAGGGCACATGCTGGTCATCAACTACGAGGACAAGCCCGGCCTGATCGGCAAGATCGGGACCCTTCTCGGCGAAGCCGGGATCAACATCGGTTCCTT
- a CDS encoding GSU3473 family protein, producing MMVLVRYHNGAFARIPAGLLDNLIRSGEISHFRRSGGWVAVDRDPVRKRVTPLFSGREQRFGWRTNLD from the coding sequence ATGATGGTCCTGGTCCGCTATCACAACGGTGCCTTTGCACGGATTCCTGCCGGTCTCCTGGACAACCTGATTCGCAGCGGCGAGATCAGCCACTTCCGCCGCTCCGGCGGCTGGGTGGCCGTCGACCGGGACCCGGTACGAAAAAGGGTTACCCCCCTGTTCAGCGGCCGCGAGCAACGTTTCGGCTGGCGGACCAACCTCGACTGA